Genomic window (Nitrospirales bacterium LBB_01):
CAAGCTCTCTGGAAAGAATAATGTGGCCGTCAAGGATTGAAGTAGCAATATCAGCCACGGGGTCTGTCAGATCATCACCCTCCACAAGCACCGTGTAAAGCCCCGTGATGCTGCCCTTTCCCTTTATAGTTCCAGCGCGTTCAAGCAGTTTTGGCAGGAGCGCAAACACTGACGGTGTGTATCCCTTAGAGGCCGGAGGCTCCCCTGTAGCAAGCCCTATCTCCCTTTGCGCCATTGCAACTCTTGTAAGAGAATCCATAAAAAGCAGCACATCGTTACCCTCTGACCTGAAGTAATCTGCAATTGCCGTTGCTACGAATGCGTTTCTGACTTTTGCAACGGGGGACTGATCAGAGGTTGTAACCACAACGACAGAGCGTTTCAATCCCTCAGGCCCGAGGTCGCGCTCTATAAACTCCCTCACCTCACGGTTTCTCTCACCTATCAGAGCGATTACGTTTAAATCCGCACGCGTATATTTTGCCATCATACCCAGAAGGACGCTCTTTCCCACGCCAGCACCCGACATTATGCCTATCCTCTGTCCCTTGCCAATTGTTAAAAGTCCGTTTATCGCTGAAATACCAATGTCTATAGGCTCACTAATCCGCTCCCTTTGCAGAGGATTAACCAGCGTTGAATACAGCGGATAATGAGAGGCACGTATCAAACCTTTACTATCCAGCGGCTCCCCTGATTCGCTGACCACACGTCCTATCAGCTCAGGCCCCACACGCACCGATACCTTGCGTCCCATCGCTCTGACCCGTGCCCCAGGTCTTATCAGAGAAATATCTCCAGTTGCCATAAGAAGCACTCTGCCGTCTTTAAACCCTACCACCTCAGCATCCAAAGGATCACTGTTGTCTGAGTATATTAAACAGGTTTCCCCTACCGCTGCATTTACTCCGGTGCATTTTATGAGAATTCCGGTTATTTCAACCACCCTCCCATAAACTCTTAGCGGGTCGGACTTGTTTACAACATCAATGTAGGAGTCAAGATCAACCGCCTGCATCGTGTTCCCTCATATCCTCTATAATGTTATCCAGAAGCTCAAGCGGGTTAACAGAAGCCTCCTCAAGCGGGCCAATAACGACAACGCCCTCAAGAGGCAGTGCCGGATCAACTTCAAACAGTATCTCAGGGTTTAATTCGGTCAGTTCAGGTTTTTTGGATATAAACATATCGTAAAGCGCTGGGTTTAGCTTTATTGTTACAGCACCGGTCTTTTTAAGTCTGTTTATTCCTTCTTTGGTAAGCCTTATTAAAACCTCTGGGTTAATTTTAAGTTCTCCCAAAAGCGCAGCCTTTGCCACATCCAGAGTCAGTTGCACAACCTTTGGTTGAAGTGTGTTTAGTACCCCTTCTTTAACATTACGGAGGTCCTCTATTATTTTAGCAAGTGCATCTAAAAGAGGCAGATTTTTTTGATTAAACTCCGCAATAGCTTGGTTTTTGCCAGCCTCAATTCCTTCGTTAAAACCATTTTCGTAACCTTGTTTTTGCGCCTCTTGTTCTAACTGCAGGGCAGTTTCCTGTGCTTCTCTGATGATTTCCTCAGGGGTTGGCGGTGGTTCCTCCGGCTCAGGAGCGGGTTGCTGCGGCTGAGGGCTGCTTAACTGATCTTCGGGAGCGCTCTCACCTTCAAGCGGTTCAGAGTCTTGTGCACTTTCTGAGGGTGTGTCATCAACAGCTGCCTCTCTCTCACTTTCTACATTATCGCTGTCTCTTCTATCTAAAGAGGGCATCAAAAATCGCTCAACGCTGATACCCTTTATGACCCCCGACCTATACAAGTTGTTCTTCCTCAGAGCTTCCGGGCAGGATTATCTTACCCTCTTCACTGAGTTTTCTGGCTATCTTAATTATATTCTGCTGAGACTTTTCAACCTCCGACACCCTCACAGGGCCCTTTGACTCCATCTCGTCTTTGAGTATCTCTGCTGCTCTCTTTGACATGTTCTTAAACACCTTCTCTTTAAGACCTTCTGAGGCGGTTTTAAGCGCAAGCGACAAGTCCTCTGTGCTGACCTCCTTAAGAACCATCTGAATACCCCTGTCATCAAGCCTCGTAAGGTCTTCA
Coding sequences:
- a CDS encoding FliI/YscN family ATPase, which gives rise to MQAVDLDSYIDVVNKSDPLRVYGRVVEITGILIKCTGVNAAVGETCLIYSDNSDPLDAEVVGFKDGRVLLMATGDISLIRPGARVRAMGRKVSVRVGPELIGRVVSESGEPLDSKGLIRASHYPLYSTLVNPLQRERISEPIDIGISAINGLLTIGKGQRIGIMSGAGVGKSVLLGMMAKYTRADLNVIALIGERNREVREFIERDLGPEGLKRSVVVVTTSDQSPVAKVRNAFVATAIADYFRSEGNDVLLFMDSLTRVAMAQREIGLATGEPPASKGYTPSVFALLPKLLERAGTIKGKGSITGLYTVLVEGDDLTDPVADIATSILDGHIILSRELAMENHYPAINILRSISRVMPDIIEEKHKTAAGKFMETMAVYKRFEDMINLGAYKEGSNQKVDFALSMIEKLNGFLRQSMTESRDFATTTDLLHKLF